A single genomic interval of Bradyrhizobium sp. AZCC 1693 harbors:
- a CDS encoding amino acid ABC transporter ATP-binding protein: protein MIEISHVNKWYGPSFQVLKDCTTSVAKGEVVVVCGPSGSGKSTLIKCVNALEPFQEGQIILDGIKVNDPKTDLPKLRARVGMVFQHFELFPHLRIIENLCLAQEKVLGRSHQEAMVKAEKLLERVGLTVHANKYPAELSGGQQQRVAIARALAMDPIAMLFDEPTSALDPEMISEVLDVMVDLAHEGMTMMVVTHEMGFASKVANRVIFMDKGEIVEDALKTDFFGSPRSERAQKFLSKILSH, encoded by the coding sequence ATGATCGAAATCAGCCACGTTAATAAATGGTATGGGCCGAGCTTCCAGGTGCTGAAGGACTGCACCACCAGCGTCGCCAAGGGCGAAGTCGTGGTGGTGTGCGGGCCGTCAGGTTCGGGCAAGTCGACGCTGATCAAATGCGTCAACGCGCTGGAGCCGTTCCAGGAAGGCCAGATCATCCTCGACGGCATCAAGGTCAACGACCCCAAGACGGATTTGCCGAAGCTGCGCGCCCGCGTCGGCATGGTGTTCCAGCACTTCGAGCTGTTTCCGCATTTGCGCATCATCGAGAATCTGTGCCTGGCGCAGGAGAAAGTGCTGGGCCGCTCGCACCAGGAGGCGATGGTCAAGGCCGAGAAACTGCTCGAGCGCGTTGGGTTGACGGTGCATGCGAACAAATACCCGGCCGAACTGTCCGGCGGCCAGCAGCAGCGCGTCGCGATCGCACGCGCGCTTGCGATGGACCCGATCGCGATGCTGTTCGACGAGCCGACCTCGGCGCTCGATCCCGAAATGATCAGCGAAGTGCTCGACGTCATGGTCGATCTCGCCCACGAGGGCATGACCATGATGGTCGTCACCCACGAAATGGGCTTTGCCAGCAAGGTCGCAAATCGCGTGATCTTCATGGACAAGGGCGAGATCGTCGAGGACGCGCTGAAGACGGACTTCTTCGGCAGTCCGCGCAGCGAACGCGCGCAGAAGTTCTTGTCGAAGATTCTGTCGCATTAG
- a CDS encoding D-amino-acid transaminase, which produces MEQLAYVNGSFVPLSEAKVSILDRGFLFADGIYEVAAVLDGKLIDNASHLARLERSVGEIELALPETTARIQEIQHELIARNNLVSGMVYLEVTRGADTGRDFAFPKGVKPTLIMFTSTKDIINAPSAKTGINVITVPDLRWTRRDIKSVALLAQVLAKQAAAAAGAGEAWMIEDGKVTEGGSSSCFILTQDDVIVTRQNGSEILPGCTRKAVVALAEERQLRVEERAFSVEEALAAKEAFVTSASVFVQAVVSIDGKKVADGKPGPMTNRLREIYVEFAKATAV; this is translated from the coding sequence TTGGAACAGCTCGCTTACGTCAACGGTTCGTTCGTGCCACTTTCGGAGGCGAAGGTCTCGATCCTCGACCGCGGATTCCTGTTTGCCGATGGCATCTATGAGGTCGCCGCCGTGCTCGACGGCAAGCTGATCGACAATGCCTCGCATCTGGCCCGGCTGGAGCGCTCGGTCGGCGAGATCGAGCTGGCGCTGCCGGAGACGACAGCGCGCATCCAGGAAATCCAGCATGAGCTGATCGCGCGCAACAATCTCGTCAGCGGCATGGTCTATCTGGAAGTAACCCGCGGCGCCGACACCGGACGCGATTTTGCATTTCCGAAAGGCGTCAAGCCGACGCTGATCATGTTCACATCGACCAAGGACATCATCAACGCACCCTCGGCCAAAACCGGCATCAACGTGATCACGGTGCCCGACCTGCGCTGGACCCGCCGCGACATCAAGAGCGTCGCGCTGCTGGCCCAGGTGCTGGCCAAGCAGGCCGCAGCGGCCGCCGGCGCCGGCGAGGCCTGGATGATCGAGGACGGCAAGGTGACCGAAGGCGGCTCGTCATCGTGCTTCATCCTGACCCAGGACGACGTGATCGTGACGCGGCAGAACGGCAGCGAGATCCTGCCCGGCTGCACCCGCAAGGCCGTGGTCGCCCTTGCCGAAGAGCGCCAGCTTCGCGTCGAGGAGCGGGCGTTTTCGGTCGAGGAAGCGCTGGCCGCCAAGGAAGCCTTCGTCACCAGCGCCAGCGTGTTCGTGCAGGCCGTGGTGTCGATCGACGGCAAGAAGGTCGCCGACGGCAAGCCCGGCCCGATGACCAATCGCCTGCGCGAGATCTATGTCGAGTTCGCCAAGGCGACGGCGGTGTAA